In one Echinicola marina genomic region, the following are encoded:
- a CDS encoding RagB/SusD family nutrient uptake outer membrane protein: protein MTGLAGVGLLFATASCTDNLELTPTSIITVSGFWTSEDNAKGALNGMYVRFRDEAADNLFMWGESRSGTLSYGLQASQGLERYFENTLDPNFSGPQWLRMYTVIHDANLIIKYVPGIDFTVVEDKNRMLAEAYTMRAYAYFTMAKTWGAVPLVTAPTEGYDAETTFRERAAVEDVFVQIKEDLNNALSLYPDNSLSVGKASWSKPAANALKGDVYLWTAKRLDGGNADIQTALTALEEADVTALSLEENFDDIFRYDNKGNDEVLMAVHFRDLESGTNYNNNMYIPDEQIPNDASSEVLEILGQGGGLNRWGPSALVTSAYSAEDQRKNATFLNITTPGEGGQMESYARVVTKLRGYVDASGRRFLDDVVIYRYADVLLMIAEAKNALGQDPSAEINLVRQRAYGDDFEAHRFVDMGKEANDEAILQERLLELAFEGKRWWDLVRFDKAFELVPSLQGRENSQYLLLWPISLNTISLNSKITQNPGYGN, encoded by the coding sequence ATGACAGGATTAGCAGGAGTGGGCCTTTTATTTGCTACGGCTTCCTGTACAGATAATTTGGAGTTGACTCCGACTAGTATCATTACGGTATCCGGTTTCTGGACTTCGGAGGATAATGCCAAAGGAGCCTTAAACGGCATGTACGTTCGCTTTAGGGATGAGGCAGCAGATAATCTCTTCATGTGGGGAGAAAGCCGGAGCGGAACGCTTTCCTATGGCCTACAGGCTTCACAGGGATTGGAGCGGTATTTTGAAAATACTTTGGATCCGAATTTTTCCGGACCTCAATGGCTAAGGATGTACACTGTAATTCATGATGCCAATCTGATCATCAAGTATGTGCCTGGAATAGATTTTACAGTAGTAGAAGATAAAAACAGGATGTTGGCAGAGGCTTATACCATGAGGGCTTATGCTTATTTCACCATGGCCAAGACATGGGGTGCAGTGCCATTGGTAACAGCCCCTACAGAAGGGTATGATGCGGAAACTACTTTTAGGGAAAGAGCAGCTGTAGAAGATGTATTTGTACAAATAAAGGAGGACCTTAATAATGCCTTGTCCCTTTATCCTGATAATTCCCTATCAGTAGGTAAAGCAAGTTGGTCTAAACCAGCCGCGAATGCGCTCAAAGGAGATGTTTATCTATGGACAGCCAAGAGATTGGATGGAGGAAATGCTGACATTCAAACCGCTTTAACTGCTTTGGAGGAAGCGGATGTAACAGCACTTAGCTTAGAGGAGAATTTTGATGATATTTTCCGATATGATAATAAAGGAAACGATGAGGTTCTTATGGCCGTACATTTTAGGGATTTGGAATCTGGTACCAATTATAATAACAATATGTACATCCCAGATGAACAAATTCCCAATGATGCGAGTTCAGAAGTATTGGAGATCTTGGGACAAGGAGGGGGCCTTAACAGGTGGGGACCTTCAGCCTTGGTCACATCTGCTTACAGCGCTGAAGATCAAAGAAAGAATGCCACTTTTTTGAATATCACTACTCCTGGCGAGGGAGGACAAATGGAATCCTATGCGCGGGTGGTGACCAAGCTGAGAGGTTATGTGGACGCTTCAGGAAGAAGGTTTTTGGATGATGTGGTGATTTATCGATATGCCGATGTGCTGTTGATGATTGCAGAGGCAAAAAATGCACTTGGACAGGATCCTTCAGCCGAGATCAATTTGGTAAGACAGCGTGCCTATGGTGATGATTTTGAAGCCCACCGTTTTGTGGATATGGGAAAAGAGGCCAATGATGAGGCGATTTTACAGGAGCGCTTGCTGGAATTGGCTTTTGAAGGTAAAAGGTGGTGGGACCTGGTCCGCTTTGACAAAGCATTTGAGCTGGTTCCTTCTTTACAAGGAAGGGAAAATAGCCAATACTTGTTATTATGGCCTATTTCGCTCAATACCATCAGTTTAAATTCTAAAATTACCCAAAACCCAGGTTACGGAAATTAA
- a CDS encoding dihydrodipicolinate synthase family protein: protein MKFDKIKGLVAATFTPFDQNGQLNTSMVPQQAKSLLKHQIAGAFIAGTTGEGAALTLEEKLALMAAWAPFSNGDFKVMAMLGGTNQVEAIRLAESAHQLGLYGISLTAPYYMRPNSVQQLVDYFEPIAAVAPDQAFYFYHIPLLSKVELPMEEFLREAGLRIPNFVGIKYTHNDLMEFNRCLRFAGGKYDILWGWDETMLAGLAMGAQGAVGSTYNYAAPLYQSILKAFDEKDIVLAKSLQEKSIDLISLFGKYGGAACGKAIMKLCGLNCGQFRLPVKQLTEADYSSLQSDLERIGFFEFSIKTF from the coding sequence ATGAAATTTGATAAAATAAAAGGACTTGTAGCTGCTACATTCACACCATTCGATCAAAATGGTCAGCTAAATACAAGCATGGTGCCGCAACAGGCCAAATCACTGCTAAAGCATCAAATTGCAGGCGCATTTATTGCAGGAACTACTGGTGAAGGAGCTGCGCTCACCTTGGAAGAAAAATTAGCCCTAATGGCTGCTTGGGCACCATTCTCCAATGGAGACTTTAAGGTAATGGCCATGCTTGGAGGAACCAACCAGGTTGAAGCCATAAGACTAGCCGAAAGCGCTCATCAATTGGGACTTTATGGTATTTCACTTACCGCTCCCTATTATATGCGTCCAAATTCGGTACAGCAATTGGTGGATTATTTTGAGCCTATTGCAGCAGTAGCTCCTGATCAGGCTTTTTATTTTTATCACATTCCCCTTCTCAGCAAGGTGGAACTTCCAATGGAGGAATTTTTGAGAGAAGCCGGCCTTCGTATTCCTAATTTTGTGGGTATCAAATATACGCATAATGACCTGATGGAATTCAACAGGTGTCTCCGGTTTGCTGGTGGAAAGTACGATATCCTTTGGGGTTGGGATGAAACCATGCTGGCTGGTTTGGCAATGGGAGCACAGGGAGCAGTGGGGAGTACTTATAATTATGCGGCGCCTCTGTATCAAAGCATATTAAAGGCATTTGATGAGAAAGACATCGTATTGGCCAAATCCCTGCAAGAAAAGTCCATAGACCTGATTAGCCTGTTCGGAAAATACGGTGGAGCAGCCTGTGGGAAGGCTATTATGAAATTATGCGGGTTGAACTGTGGTCAATTCAGACTCCCCGTGAAGCAATTGACTGAGGCGGATTATAGCAGTTTACAATCGGATTTAGAAAGAATAGGTTTTTTTGAATTTAGTATAAAGACTTTTTAG
- a CDS encoding sodium:solute symporter family transporter, translating to MKSSVYISCILVFLFCGINVLGQSFSNGNLGSFAYGTLPELPAENEGGPSLGQAGMFAGVHEDVLILAGGANFPGTAPWKGGTKYYSQKVHVLEKSNGTYRWVKGINLQLATPVAYGTSISTPEGLLCIGGQNQDSVFKEVFLLKWNSESRQVELQFLPDLPLALCNAAGGLIGNRVFLAGGEGKEVSNAFLSLDLEEEKLIWEQLTSWPGEARSHAMAAVQSNGEYECFYFFGGRNKKGNGISDLYSNAFCYDPIRAEWKKISPLQDGNGQVLSFSAGTAAAQGAGHIVFYGGVKGETFNQLEHYAAILKSATDSLTISQIIEQRDSVLENHSGFDQSVLLYHTVTDSWQNMGELPFKTPVTTTAVKWGTDVILPSGEIAPGIRTPEIHKVAFEKEAAFGWINYTVLGIYLAALVLMGILISGKQHSTDDFFKAGGRVPWWAAGISIFGTQLSAITFMAIPAKTFSTDWTLFFLLMTIIMVAPVIIYIFLPFFRRLNITTAYEYLELRYNRMVRLVGSLIYIGLQLGRLGIVLLLPSLALSVVTGIDVSLCILIMGLLSVLYTVLGGIEAVIWTDVIQVVVLLGGAMVCLAFIFVEINESPGDLWAMIQDNNKTKIFDMDFDFTGTSFWVVLIGGIASNIVQYGSDQTVIQRYLTTKDEKTAANGIATGALMALPSALIFFSIGTALYLFYKLHPAELSPAVQNADSIFPFYIVTQLPQGISGLLIAAVFAAAMSSLDSSMNSVATVVTTDFYKQLFPKDNQGKNTLGFARWVTVIVGVFGTGFALIMASLGLPSLWDQFNMIIGLFAGGLGGIFLIGMLSKKVNGKGALLGLLLSAVVQVTVKYSSDLSIHLYALTGLISAMLCSYLCSYLFDDQKDLTGLTIHTLGKEKLSHKEELEKV from the coding sequence ATGAAATCAAGTGTCTATATAAGTTGTATTCTAGTTTTTTTGTTTTGCGGGATAAATGTCCTTGGGCAAAGCTTTTCCAATGGTAATTTGGGAAGTTTTGCCTATGGGACATTACCTGAATTACCAGCAGAAAATGAAGGAGGGCCATCTTTGGGTCAAGCTGGTATGTTTGCAGGAGTTCATGAAGACGTATTGATCCTAGCTGGTGGTGCCAATTTTCCAGGTACAGCACCCTGGAAGGGAGGGACCAAGTATTATTCACAAAAAGTTCATGTGCTGGAGAAATCGAACGGGACATACCGTTGGGTAAAAGGCATCAACCTGCAATTGGCAACGCCCGTAGCCTATGGCACGAGTATTAGCACACCTGAGGGGCTTTTGTGTATAGGTGGGCAAAATCAAGATTCTGTTTTCAAAGAAGTTTTTCTATTAAAATGGAATAGTGAAAGTAGGCAGGTTGAACTCCAGTTTTTACCTGATTTACCTTTGGCACTCTGTAATGCCGCTGGCGGCTTAATTGGCAATCGGGTTTTTTTGGCAGGAGGAGAAGGTAAGGAAGTTTCTAACGCTTTTTTGAGTTTAGATCTGGAAGAAGAAAAACTGATATGGGAGCAGCTAACAAGCTGGCCAGGAGAGGCCCGTTCCCACGCGATGGCAGCCGTCCAAAGTAATGGAGAATATGAGTGTTTTTATTTTTTTGGAGGAAGAAATAAGAAGGGAAATGGCATCAGTGACTTATACAGCAATGCCTTTTGTTATGATCCAATCAGGGCAGAATGGAAAAAAATTAGTCCGCTGCAGGATGGAAATGGGCAGGTATTGAGCTTTTCTGCCGGTACAGCAGCGGCACAGGGAGCAGGTCATATTGTATTTTATGGAGGGGTAAAGGGAGAAACCTTTAATCAACTGGAGCATTATGCAGCAATACTTAAGTCTGCTACCGATAGCTTGACTATAAGTCAAATAATTGAGCAAAGGGATTCGGTTTTAGAAAACCATTCAGGATTTGATCAAAGTGTTTTATTGTACCATACGGTGACGGACAGCTGGCAAAATATGGGGGAATTGCCGTTCAAAACACCGGTGACTACCACTGCTGTAAAATGGGGGACGGATGTGATCCTACCTTCAGGGGAAATTGCCCCAGGGATTAGAACGCCGGAAATCCACAAGGTGGCTTTTGAAAAGGAAGCGGCCTTTGGTTGGATCAATTATACCGTCTTGGGGATATATTTAGCTGCTTTGGTCTTGATGGGAATCTTGATTTCCGGTAAGCAGCATTCCACTGATGATTTCTTTAAAGCTGGTGGTAGGGTGCCATGGTGGGCTGCAGGAATCAGTATTTTTGGCACACAGTTAAGTGCCATTACATTCATGGCTATCCCTGCTAAAACTTTTTCTACGGATTGGACTTTATTTTTCCTACTAATGACCATTATCATGGTGGCTCCGGTGATCATTTATATCTTTTTACCCTTTTTTAGGAGATTGAATATCACCACGGCCTATGAATATTTAGAATTGCGATACAATAGAATGGTTCGATTGGTGGGAAGTCTGATATATATTGGTCTGCAATTAGGGAGGTTGGGGATAGTGCTATTATTGCCTTCATTGGCACTATCGGTAGTTACGGGCATTGATGTGAGCCTGTGTATTTTGATCATGGGCTTACTAAGTGTACTGTATACAGTATTAGGAGGAATAGAGGCGGTGATATGGACAGATGTGATTCAGGTGGTCGTACTATTGGGAGGAGCGATGGTTTGTTTGGCTTTTATATTTGTTGAAATCAATGAAAGCCCGGGGGACTTATGGGCGATGATACAGGATAATAACAAAACCAAGATCTTCGATATGGACTTTGACTTTACGGGGACAAGTTTTTGGGTAGTGCTTATTGGGGGAATAGCTTCCAATATTGTCCAATATGGAAGTGATCAGACTGTGATTCAGCGGTATCTGACGACAAAGGATGAAAAAACGGCTGCCAATGGCATCGCAACGGGAGCATTGATGGCCCTTCCATCTGCCTTGATATTCTTTAGTATTGGGACAGCTCTTTATTTGTTTTATAAGTTGCACCCGGCAGAACTTAGTCCAGCAGTCCAAAATGCGGATAGTATATTCCCCTTTTATATTGTCACTCAATTGCCACAAGGGATTTCTGGGTTGTTGATCGCGGCGGTTTTTGCTGCGGCCATGTCCAGTTTGGACAGTAGCATGAATTCCGTGGCCACGGTGGTGACCACGGATTTTTATAAGCAGCTTTTCCCAAAAGATAACCAAGGAAAAAATACTTTGGGATTTGCGAGATGGGTGACCGTTATTGTAGGAGTGTTTGGGACAGGCTTTGCATTGATTATGGCCAGTTTGGGTCTGCCATCGCTTTGGGATCAGTTTAATATGATCATAGGTCTCTTTGCTGGGGGCTTGGGCGGTATATTTTTGATTGGGATGCTTTCCAAAAAGGTAAATGGAAAAGGGGCTTTGTTGGGACTTTTGTTAAGTGCGGTGGTGCAAGTTACGGTGAAATATTCAAGTGATTTGAGTATCCATTTATATGCCCTTACGGGTTTAATAAGTGCCATGTTATGCAGTTATTTATGCAGTTATTTATTTGATGATCAGAAGGATTTGACAGGTTTGACTATTCATACATTAGGCAAGGAAAAATTGTCACATAAAGAGGAACTAGAAAAAGTGTGA
- a CDS encoding sialidase family protein → MIKHKEINSALLAGFLLFMFLTGCAGLYPSQENEIRVQAEQHYIPVLKGRNNDVVSLTFDLQEEQRLKELTFHIEGAHVLESLLVYEVTGEGKAVQRSPVAALVEVGKNAKIKLDNVFAAGSHKLLINVQPKEEASLLEQFHISPSKVAFEKAETILQPFEENRSFRLATSLRTAGDDGIAAYRIPGLATTVKGSLIAVYDARYNSSVDLQEDIDVGMSRSTDGGKSWEPMKIIMDMGEWGGKPQIENGIGDPAVLVDHSDNTIYVAALWAHGKPGERAWFSSGEGFSPEETGQLILVKSEDDGQTWSPPINITSQIKKKEWKLMFNGPGKGITMRDGTLVFAGQFKDENDMPHSTIIYSKDKGETWQIGTGAKSNTTEAQVVELNDGSLMLNMRDNRGGARSVSITKDMGKTWEEHGSSRSALPEPVCMASLITFPENRVEKDAPKLFFSNPAVTDGRYNMTIKESSDQGLTWSKGLLLDAGKGWGYSCLTVIDEDHLGILYESSQAHMTFQIIPIKELGL, encoded by the coding sequence ATGATTAAACACAAGGAAATTAACAGTGCCCTATTGGCTGGTTTTTTATTGTTCATGTTTTTGACAGGCTGCGCCGGTTTGTATCCAAGTCAAGAAAATGAAATTAGGGTACAGGCAGAGCAGCACTATATCCCAGTGCTCAAAGGGAGAAATAACGATGTGGTTTCTTTGACATTTGACCTGCAGGAAGAACAGCGGTTAAAGGAATTAACATTCCATATCGAAGGGGCTCATGTTTTGGAATCTTTGCTGGTTTATGAAGTCACGGGTGAAGGGAAAGCTGTTCAGCGGTCACCAGTGGCTGCATTGGTAGAGGTGGGCAAGAATGCAAAAATAAAGTTGGACAATGTTTTTGCAGCAGGATCCCACAAGCTCTTGATCAATGTTCAGCCCAAAGAGGAAGCTTCTTTATTGGAACAATTTCATATAAGCCCAAGCAAGGTAGCATTTGAGAAGGCCGAGACTATTCTTCAGCCCTTTGAAGAAAATCGATCTTTTAGATTGGCAACTAGTCTGAGGACTGCAGGGGATGATGGTATAGCTGCTTATCGTATTCCAGGACTGGCAACTACGGTCAAGGGTTCTTTGATCGCTGTTTATGATGCTAGATATAATAGTTCTGTGGATCTTCAGGAAGATATAGATGTGGGGATGAGTAGAAGTACAGATGGTGGAAAAAGCTGGGAGCCTATGAAAATCATTATGGATATGGGGGAATGGGGTGGAAAGCCTCAAATAGAAAACGGAATAGGCGATCCGGCTGTATTGGTGGACCATAGTGACAATACCATCTATGTGGCAGCCTTGTGGGCACATGGAAAACCGGGGGAAAGAGCGTGGTTCAGTTCTGGAGAAGGCTTTAGTCCAGAAGAAACTGGCCAGTTGATATTGGTGAAAAGCGAAGATGATGGGCAGACTTGGTCCCCGCCTATCAATATAACCTCGCAGATTAAGAAAAAGGAATGGAAACTGATGTTTAACGGTCCTGGAAAAGGGATCACCATGAGGGATGGTACTTTGGTTTTTGCAGGCCAGTTTAAGGATGAAAATGATATGCCCCACAGCACCATTATTTACAGCAAGGATAAAGGAGAAACCTGGCAGATTGGAACTGGTGCCAAGTCCAATACTACTGAGGCTCAGGTAGTGGAATTAAATGATGGTAGTTTGATGCTTAATATGCGGGATAACCGTGGAGGGGCGCGTTCTGTATCCATTACCAAAGATATGGGGAAGACATGGGAAGAGCATGGTTCCAGCAGGTCTGCCTTGCCTGAACCCGTTTGTATGGCCAGTTTGATCACTTTTCCGGAAAATAGGGTAGAGAAAGATGCCCCCAAATTATTCTTTTCTAATCCTGCTGTTACTGATGGTAGGTACAATATGACCATTAAAGAGAGCAGTGATCAAGGCTTGACTTGGTCAAAAGGCTTATTGCTGGATGCTGGAAAGGGCTGGGGCTACTCTTGCCTTACCGTGATTGATGAAGATCATTTAGGAATTCTTTATGAAAGTAGTCAGGCGCATATGACCTTTCAGATAATTCCCATTAAAGAGTTAGGCTTATGA
- a CDS encoding sulfatase family protein — translation MIPFNFSKLIPCGWLCIALVFFSCSKERKNGQTTAQASKPNILFIVSEDNGPELGCYGNTNVSTPHIDRLAKEGVKFEHAFVTYSVCSPSRATLFTGLYSHQNGQIGLATHKFSMYDSLKTLPTYLKEVGYKTGIIGKLHVNPAASFFWDYEEIKGSNFEKKNLGDYTSKALEFIEAGPDKPFFLMVNFPDAHFPLQRQVDGLPENPLDADDIDGVLPFMGLESPRLREFTANYYNSMNRLDIGVGMLMDKMAEKNLLDNTIIIYMGDHGPQFSRAKCSNYEAGLRVPLIIKNPFTPKSAGLVRKELISSVDIFPTILDIAGVKQPDGLSGKSIMPLLQADIKGEWRDYVFAGGNGSTSMFFYPRRSVRNQRYKLIQNLLYTRENPKYLFYANHLNEHFAGGVEETELENAIPRVKAAYATWKQPPEFELYDLQNDPYEFNNLIDEGDFQMVKEELIAALKNWQIETNDPLAKPEVLQRFVAEMDSVNANYPNHSYTKVKGFKWNYLKYFK, via the coding sequence ATGATACCTTTTAATTTTAGTAAGTTGATCCCTTGTGGATGGTTATGTATTGCCTTGGTCTTTTTTTCATGTTCAAAGGAGAGAAAAAATGGACAGACCACTGCTCAGGCCAGTAAGCCCAATATTCTATTCATTGTATCGGAGGATAATGGGCCTGAACTGGGTTGCTATGGAAACACCAATGTAAGCACCCCTCATATTGATCGGTTGGCAAAGGAAGGGGTGAAATTTGAGCATGCTTTTGTCACTTATTCTGTATGTAGTCCTTCCAGGGCTACATTGTTTACCGGCTTATATAGTCATCAGAATGGACAGATCGGACTAGCCACACATAAATTCAGTATGTATGATTCACTCAAAACCTTGCCTACTTATTTGAAGGAGGTAGGCTATAAGACGGGAATTATCGGAAAACTACATGTGAACCCCGCCGCTAGTTTTTTCTGGGACTATGAGGAAATAAAGGGCTCAAATTTTGAAAAGAAAAACCTTGGTGATTATACCTCTAAAGCACTGGAGTTTATAGAAGCAGGTCCTGACAAGCCGTTTTTCCTTATGGTGAATTTTCCTGATGCTCATTTTCCTTTGCAAAGGCAAGTTGATGGGCTTCCAGAAAATCCCTTGGATGCAGATGATATTGATGGGGTTTTGCCTTTTATGGGCTTGGAAAGTCCAAGGTTGAGAGAGTTTACGGCCAATTATTATAACAGCATGAACAGATTGGATATAGGCGTGGGAATGCTTATGGATAAGATGGCAGAGAAAAATTTATTGGATAATACCATTATCATCTACATGGGGGACCATGGTCCTCAGTTTTCAAGGGCCAAATGTTCCAATTATGAAGCTGGTTTGCGAGTTCCTTTGATCATAAAAAATCCATTCACCCCCAAATCCGCTGGTTTGGTTAGGAAGGAGTTGATTTCTTCTGTGGATATATTTCCGACCATTCTGGATATAGCTGGCGTGAAACAGCCTGATGGGCTATCGGGCAAATCTATTATGCCCTTATTGCAAGCTGATATAAAGGGGGAATGGAGAGATTATGTATTTGCAGGCGGAAATGGTTCTACCTCTATGTTTTTTTATCCGAGGAGAAGTGTGAGAAATCAGCGGTATAAATTGATTCAAAACTTATTGTATACTAGGGAAAACCCGAAATATTTATTTTATGCCAATCATCTCAATGAACATTTTGCTGGTGGAGTGGAAGAAACAGAGCTTGAAAATGCAATTCCAAGGGTGAAAGCAGCCTACGCAACTTGGAAACAACCTCCGGAATTTGAGTTATATGATCTTCAAAACGATCCCTATGAGTTTAACAACTTGATTGATGAAGGTGATTTTCAAATGGTAAAAGAAGAATTAATAGCGGCTTTGAAGAATTGGCAAATCGAAACAAATGACCCTTTGGCAAAACCCGAAGTTTTACAGCGATTTGTAGCAGAAATGGATTCGGTAAACGCCAACTATCCGAATCATTCCTACACAAAAGTTAAGGGCTTCAAGTGGAATTACCTGAAATATTTCAAATAG
- a CDS encoding AGE family epimerase/isomerase — translation MDQDKLEHYSQFYQEALLENIIPFWEQNSPDRKNGGYFTCLDRRGKVFDTDKFVWLQGRQAWMFASLYQKVEPREDWLELSRLGIDFLDRYGSDHNGQFYFSLTREGKPLVQPYNIFSDCFAAMAFGKYGLVSGDLQCTERAVDIFNQILSRQENPKGIYNKAFPGTRPLKNFALPMILSNLCLELESLLNKSQVEETLDHCINEVMENFLDNDTLLVYENRTMENGFSDSFEGRLLNPGHAIEAMWFMMDIAKRRSSQQLAVKAVEVMLKQLEYGWDGEFGGIYYFLDAKGHPLQQLEWDQKLWWVHLETLVALAKGYKMTGDTRCAKWFVKVHEYAWNRFYDKENGEWFGYLNRRGEVLLDLKGGKWKGCFHVPRALLQVWKTLEK, via the coding sequence ATGGATCAGGATAAATTAGAACACTATAGTCAGTTTTATCAAGAGGCACTTTTGGAAAATATCATTCCATTTTGGGAGCAAAATTCTCCAGACAGGAAAAATGGTGGGTATTTTACTTGTTTGGACAGGAGGGGAAAGGTTTTTGATACAGACAAGTTTGTCTGGCTTCAGGGAAGACAAGCTTGGATGTTTGCTTCTCTTTATCAGAAAGTTGAACCAAGGGAAGATTGGTTAGAGCTTTCCCGATTGGGGATTGATTTTCTCGATAGATATGGTAGTGATCATAATGGTCAGTTTTACTTTTCTTTGACCAGGGAAGGTAAACCTTTAGTGCAACCGTACAATATCTTCTCAGACTGTTTTGCTGCTATGGCTTTTGGGAAATATGGTTTGGTTTCTGGTGATTTGCAATGTACTGAAAGAGCAGTGGATATTTTTAATCAGATTCTTTCTCGACAAGAAAACCCCAAGGGGATTTATAATAAAGCATTTCCAGGAACGAGACCTTTGAAGAATTTTGCTTTGCCCATGATCTTAAGCAATCTTTGCTTGGAGCTCGAATCTCTGCTGAACAAAAGTCAAGTAGAAGAAACTTTAGATCATTGTATCAATGAAGTAATGGAAAATTTCCTTGACAATGATACTTTACTGGTATATGAAAACAGGACCATGGAAAATGGTTTTTCGGATAGTTTTGAAGGGAGACTGTTGAATCCTGGTCATGCCATTGAGGCCATGTGGTTTATGATGGACATAGCCAAGAGAAGGAGCAGCCAACAGCTTGCAGTCAAAGCAGTTGAAGTTATGCTTAAGCAATTGGAATATGGATGGGATGGGGAATTTGGTGGGATATATTACTTCTTGGATGCAAAAGGGCACCCTCTCCAACAACTGGAATGGGATCAAAAGCTTTGGTGGGTACATTTGGAAACCTTGGTGGCTTTGGCCAAGGGCTATAAAATGACCGGTGATACGCGCTGTGCCAAATGGTTTGTAAAGGTTCATGAATATGCATGGAACCGGTTTTATGACAAGGAAAACGGCGAGTGGTTTGGCTATTTGAACCGGAGAGGAGAAGTGTTGCTAGACCTTAAAGGTGGCAAATGGAAAGGATGTTTTCATGTTCCAAGGGCCTTGTTACAAGTATGGAAGACCTTGGAAAAGTAG